One window of the Amycolatopsis mediterranei genome contains the following:
- a CDS encoding creatininase family protein: MTDLFPLATTADEQERRASVAVLPVGSFEQHGAHLPLATDTVIAATLAGAVAEAYPVLHLPPITISCSHEHAGWAGTVSISARTLHAVVTDVAASLKASGVDRLVLVNGHGGNYVLSNVVQEAAGAMALFPGVADWQAAHTAAGLRTSLDDDMHAGELETSILLHAHPHLVRPGHETADHVTDREHLLTLGLRAYTESGVVGRPSLASAAKGHVVLDTLVQRFAGVLEVLGA; the protein is encoded by the coding sequence GCGGCGGGCGTCGGTCGCGGTGCTCCCGGTCGGCAGCTTCGAGCAGCACGGCGCGCACCTCCCGCTGGCGACCGACACGGTGATCGCGGCCACCCTCGCCGGCGCGGTGGCCGAGGCGTACCCCGTCCTCCACCTGCCGCCGATCACGATCTCGTGCTCGCACGAGCACGCGGGCTGGGCCGGCACGGTGAGCATTTCGGCGCGCACGCTGCACGCCGTGGTCACCGATGTCGCCGCGTCCCTGAAAGCGTCCGGGGTGGACCGGCTCGTGCTGGTCAACGGGCACGGCGGCAACTACGTACTGTCCAATGTGGTCCAGGAGGCGGCGGGCGCGATGGCGCTGTTCCCGGGGGTCGCGGACTGGCAGGCGGCGCACACCGCGGCCGGCCTGCGGACGTCACTGGACGACGACATGCACGCGGGCGAGCTGGAGACGTCGATCCTGCTGCACGCCCACCCGCACCTGGTCCGGCCCGGACACGAAACGGCCGACCACGTCACCGACCGGGAGCACCTGCTGACACTGGGCCTGCGGGCCTACACGGAGTCGGGGGTGGTCGGCCGTCCTTCGCTGGCGAGCGCGGCCAAGGGGCACGTCGTGCTGGACACGCTGGTCCAGCGCTTCGCCGGGGTGCTCGAGGTGCTAGGCGCCTGA